Proteins encoded by one window of Shewanella avicenniae:
- the nfsB gene encoding oxygen-insensitive NAD(P)H nitroreductase, producing MSVLSEIAQRRYTSKAFDATQKIPQEKIEQLKTLLQFSPSSVNSQPWHFVITASDAGKATIAEATANFPFNTAKIQNASHVIVLCTRNQFSDEHLQRLLQQEEADGRIPDEAARAALHNGREFFVNMHRFELKDVQHWMEKQTYIALGNLLLGAGMLEVGATPIEGFDASVLNKVLGLREQGFTASVIVALGYSDASDFNAKLPKSRLPQTELFSEI from the coding sequence ATGTCTGTGCTGTCTGAAATTGCCCAACGCCGTTATACCAGCAAAGCGTTTGATGCCACCCAAAAGATCCCGCAAGAGAAAATCGAGCAACTGAAAACTCTGCTGCAATTCAGCCCATCGTCGGTTAACTCGCAGCCGTGGCACTTTGTGATAACGGCCTCTGACGCAGGTAAAGCCACCATTGCCGAAGCCACAGCCAACTTTCCATTCAACACCGCGAAGATCCAAAATGCGTCGCATGTGATAGTCCTGTGTACCCGCAATCAGTTTAGCGATGAACATCTGCAGCGCTTATTGCAGCAAGAAGAGGCTGATGGCCGTATTCCCGATGAAGCTGCCCGCGCCGCATTGCATAATGGCCGTGAGTTTTTCGTCAATATGCACCGCTTTGAGTTGAAAGATGTGCAGCATTGGATGGAAAAACAAACCTATATCGCCTTAGGTAATCTGTTGCTGGGTGCCGGCATGTTAGAGGTAGGTGCCACCCCGATTGAAGGCTTTGATGCCAGCGTCTTAAACAAGGTGCTCGGCCTACGCGAACAGGGATTTACCGCCAGTGTGATTGTCGCCTTGGGCTACAGTGATGCCAGCGACTTTAATGCCAAGCTGCCCAAATCTCGCTTGCCGCAAACGGAACTGTTTAGCGAAATCTGA
- a CDS encoding RDD family protein — protein sequence MNIEDKQYQSALEAWRAGKETRAIVTPFAFTLDQQLMGMPLAKPWRRGLAMLLDLLLISVLSYVPSFVVALVAAVATWIVSKRHEQVVSPWARRWLRVVSALVIFVSVASVVSQFTKPAESDVDGSLNRPSVETLARTGAVVLLAAKIEACENTACIDGNLPALQQQLDAIYANAPAERNALVGELLSELQFLTAEQQQHYRQQLLAPIEAVPQLSPRSPTVTSPSQADSASAKPPAITERSLANTAELSDTDANQAPSLIAWIKGIITDLGLGLSWGAAYFTLFTALGRGQTPGKKLLGIRVVRLNGEPLSLWAAFGRYGGYGAGIATGLLGFLQVYWDNNRQCIQDKIGETVVVQDAAIANRSAPAEPVSPLQDADAAVTPNSEVKPR from the coding sequence GTGAATATTGAGGATAAGCAATATCAGTCGGCGCTTGAAGCGTGGCGTGCTGGCAAAGAAACCCGCGCTATCGTCACGCCATTTGCGTTTACACTCGATCAGCAATTGATGGGGATGCCACTGGCTAAACCATGGCGGCGTGGCTTAGCGATGTTGTTAGATCTGCTGCTGATCAGTGTTCTGAGTTATGTGCCCAGCTTTGTGGTGGCATTAGTAGCGGCGGTAGCAACCTGGATTGTCAGTAAACGGCATGAACAAGTGGTTTCCCCTTGGGCGCGGCGCTGGTTAAGAGTCGTCAGCGCCTTAGTGATTTTTGTCAGTGTCGCTTCAGTGGTGAGTCAGTTCACTAAGCCCGCTGAGTCTGATGTAGATGGGTCGCTCAATCGCCCCAGTGTGGAAACGCTGGCTCGCACGGGTGCCGTGGTGTTGCTGGCGGCAAAGATCGAGGCGTGTGAAAATACCGCCTGTATTGATGGCAATCTGCCGGCGCTGCAGCAACAGTTGGATGCGATTTATGCCAATGCCCCCGCTGAACGCAATGCATTGGTTGGCGAGTTATTGAGTGAGCTTCAGTTTCTCACCGCTGAACAACAGCAGCACTATCGCCAGCAATTGTTAGCGCCGATTGAAGCGGTGCCGCAGCTTAGCCCTCGTTCGCCAACTGTTACTTCCCCCTCGCAAGCTGACAGTGCATCAGCCAAGCCGCCCGCCATAACTGAGCGCTCGTTAGCCAATACGGCCGAGCTGAGCGACACCGATGCGAACCAAGCGCCGTCACTGATTGCGTGGATAAAAGGGATCATTACCGATCTGGGTTTGGGGCTGAGTTGGGGCGCCGCTTATTTCACCTTATTTACCGCGCTAGGGCGAGGGCAAACCCCAGGTAAAAAACTGTTGGGTATTCGTGTGGTCCGTTTGAACGGTGAGCCATTATCGCTGTGGGCAGCCTTTGGTCGCTATGGTGGCTACGGTGCCGGTATTGCCACCGGTTTGCTGGGTTTCTTGCAAGTCTATTGGGACAACAACCGCCAATGTATTCAAGATAAAATAGGCGAAACTGTGGTGGTGCAGGACGCTGCTATTGCTAACCGAAGCGCGCCAGCAGAACCGGTGTCGCCATTGCAAGATGCTGATGCAGCAGTAACGCCAAACAGTGAGGTTAAGCCACGCTAA
- the pepN gene encoding aminopeptidase N, with product MNSLRQIAKSSALLLTISWLSACATQPTTTQTRSDKPYLTEQQAMARSARVSNVSYKLQFNLDGSDTFSAVTDLSFQLTDTQKPLTIDLNQATITRLVINGHPLYPKYNGLFLSLNPLMLNTGLNQIHIEYSRPHSTNGEGLHRFVDPVDGKVYLYSHFEPAAAQQMFPVFDQPDLKATYELSVSAPNDWQVISATRETSIEPQGDRKLWHFPVSPKLSPYNFAMHAGPYHMWQDNSGKYPMRLFARQSVAAQVTPQDWFTYTDAGLRFFDNYFGIAYPFKKYDQVLVPDFLYGAMENAGAITFAEGRFLYNAAMTAEQKQRLAGVIMHEMAHQWFGDLVTMKWWNGLWLNESFASFMGTLATAKATEFDYAWRSFYAGGKQGAYQKDSKVTTHPIEVPVPTTANAFDNIDAITYQKGASVLKQLNYLLGEKVFQKGVQNYLQQYQWQNATLQDFIGSLANAANRNLDQWTQDWLYDAGVNTLQAQFSCSGDRIDSFKLIQKSAETGAKTLREQKVQVALLVKGRHELHLLKKEPVIYQGAETAVPSLIGAQCPDLVYPNYEDWGYVKVALDPRSFATAQSQLAKVTDPFLRSMLWQSLWDGVMSGALPLNDYLDTVFVNLPKEQDYTIAGQVLASLHTSKYWLESMLPLHQNYSERAQRAMAQMSLRLAMETVGNSDMQRRWFDAYISFASDELSLSHLKQLLQGDATLDGISLDQDTRWKIISQLNRYNVKGSEQLLHAEAKADQSDTGEKAAIAAEVIRPDAAIKAQWLRRINDDAAPFPKLRIAMSNIYPAEQAALAQKTAAERLQNLADIDNRKGRVFMRSYAPSLIPRECTHSSVVNLQQAIKDNPNLSTLTMRALQEIAQEEQRCVLVSESMTQ from the coding sequence GTGAATTCGCTTCGACAGATTGCAAAAAGCAGTGCATTACTGCTGACCATTTCTTGGCTTTCGGCCTGTGCGACACAGCCAACCACCACTCAAACCCGCAGCGATAAACCTTACCTGACCGAGCAGCAAGCAATGGCGCGCTCGGCGCGAGTAAGCAATGTCAGCTACAAACTGCAATTTAATTTGGATGGTAGCGACACCTTTAGCGCGGTGACAGATCTGAGTTTTCAGCTTACCGATACACAAAAGCCGCTGACAATCGATCTCAACCAAGCGACCATTACCCGCTTAGTGATCAACGGTCACCCGCTCTATCCAAAATATAACGGCCTGTTTTTGTCGTTGAATCCTTTGATGCTGAACACTGGCCTCAACCAGATCCACATTGAGTACAGCCGTCCACATTCAACCAACGGGGAAGGTCTGCACCGCTTTGTTGACCCTGTTGATGGCAAAGTCTATCTGTACTCACATTTTGAGCCAGCGGCAGCTCAGCAGATGTTCCCGGTATTTGATCAACCGGATTTAAAAGCCACTTACGAGCTCAGCGTATCAGCGCCGAACGATTGGCAAGTGATCAGCGCCACCCGCGAAACTTCTATCGAACCACAAGGCGATCGCAAACTGTGGCATTTCCCAGTCAGCCCGAAATTAAGCCCCTATAACTTCGCAATGCATGCGGGGCCGTACCACATGTGGCAAGACAACAGCGGCAAATACCCAATGCGCCTGTTTGCCCGTCAATCTGTGGCCGCACAAGTGACACCACAAGATTGGTTTACCTATACCGATGCCGGTCTGCGCTTCTTTGATAACTACTTCGGCATTGCTTATCCATTCAAAAAGTATGACCAAGTGTTGGTGCCTGACTTCCTCTATGGCGCAATGGAAAACGCCGGTGCAATCACGTTTGCCGAAGGTCGTTTCCTCTATAACGCGGCCATGACCGCTGAGCAGAAGCAACGTCTGGCTGGGGTGATCATGCATGAGATGGCACACCAATGGTTTGGCGATCTCGTCACCATGAAATGGTGGAACGGCCTATGGCTCAACGAAAGTTTTGCGTCGTTCATGGGCACCTTGGCCACAGCCAAGGCCACCGAGTTTGATTACGCTTGGCGCAGTTTCTATGCCGGTGGTAAGCAAGGCGCCTATCAAAAAGACAGTAAAGTCACCACTCACCCGATTGAAGTGCCAGTACCAACCACGGCCAATGCTTTTGATAACATTGATGCCATCACCTACCAAAAAGGCGCTTCTGTGCTGAAGCAGCTGAATTACCTGCTCGGTGAAAAGGTGTTCCAAAAGGGTGTGCAAAACTATCTGCAACAGTACCAATGGCAAAACGCTACCCTGCAAGACTTTATCGGAAGTCTCGCAAACGCTGCCAACCGCAATCTGGATCAATGGACCCAAGATTGGCTCTATGATGCTGGGGTGAACACGCTGCAAGCGCAATTCAGCTGTTCAGGCGATCGCATTGACTCGTTCAAGTTGATTCAAAAATCAGCCGAAACCGGTGCCAAGACACTGCGCGAACAGAAAGTGCAAGTGGCCTTGCTGGTGAAAGGGCGTCACGAACTGCATCTGCTCAAAAAAGAGCCGGTTATCTATCAAGGCGCGGAAACAGCTGTACCGTCACTGATTGGCGCGCAATGCCCTGACTTGGTGTATCCAAACTATGAAGATTGGGGTTACGTCAAAGTTGCGCTGGATCCTCGTTCATTTGCAACGGCGCAAAGTCAATTAGCTAAAGTGACAGATCCTTTCCTGCGCTCAATGCTGTGGCAAAGCTTGTGGGATGGCGTGATGAGCGGTGCGCTGCCATTAAACGACTATCTCGACACCGTATTCGTAAACTTGCCCAAAGAGCAGGATTACACCATCGCAGGTCAAGTGTTGGCGTCGCTGCACACCAGTAAATACTGGTTAGAAAGCATGTTACCGCTGCACCAAAATTACAGCGAACGTGCGCAACGCGCGATGGCACAAATGAGCTTACGTTTAGCAATGGAAACCGTCGGCAATAGCGATATGCAACGCCGCTGGTTTGATGCCTATATCAGCTTTGCCAGTGATGAGCTGTCGCTGTCGCATTTAAAACAGCTGCTGCAAGGCGATGCGACCTTAGACGGTATCAGCTTAGATCAAGACACACGTTGGAAGATCATTAGTCAGCTCAACCGCTATAACGTCAAAGGCAGCGAGCAATTGCTGCACGCTGAAGCCAAAGCTGACCAAAGTGATACCGGTGAAAAAGCCGCAATTGCCGCCGAAGTGATTCGTCCAGATGCGGCAATTAAAGCGCAATGGTTGCGTCGTATTAACGACGATGCGGCGCCGTTCCCGAAACTGCGGATAGCAATGAGCAACATCTACCCTGCTGAACAAGCCGCATTAGCGCAAAAAACGGCTGCGGAGCGTCTGCAAAACTTGGCGGATATCGACAACCGTAAAGGTCGCGTGTTTATGCGCTCTTATGCGCCGAGCTTGATCCCACGCGAGTGTACTCATAGCTCGGTTGTCAACTTGCAACAAGCGATTAAGGACAATCCTAATTTGTCGACCTTGACCATGCGCGCGCTGCAAGAGATTGCCCAAGAGGAGCAACGCTGCGTATTGGTCAGCGAAAGCATGACCCAATAA
- the mrcB gene encoding penicillin-binding protein 1B: protein MAKTTKKTQGKRSNSSPKTSLWRKVWSISWKLAIILAAVLAVYSIYLDQIIARKFEGQKWYLPAQIFSRSMALYPGAPVSHQQLIDELKLLGYRKVANPRQVGEFSASSTKVDIWRRPFLHPEGKQPEQRVLISFDSNGVTAVSRGEDNRQLAVFHLEPVLLDRIVTGDGEDRLFVPTTEMPPLVIEALILTEDRSFYEHFGVNPLAIARAAFVNITAGRTVQGGSTLTQQLAKNFFLSSERSLIRKVREALMALIIDFRYSKEEILEAYLNEVYMGQDHSRAIHGMGLASQFYFGRPIGELTLAQQAFLVAVIKGPSYYNPWRYDQRAQQRRDLVLRLLMEGGKITAKQYQLAASSPLSLRDSERPVHQKLPAFFAQVKQELRDRYGEALLKQSGVKVYTTLDPLAQEAAEKAVLQTMKSLNAEKYQLQTGMVVTDRYSAGIAAMVGDRVPSYYGFNRATDIRRPIGSLVKPFVYATALSQPNNYNLVTPLKDEPITLKNERGETWSPQNDDRQFKGQVPLLTALKDSMNVPTVNLGMALGVDAVATTLKQVGWSETINPYPSMLLGAVNGSPLMVAQMYQTIASRGRYRQLAAVTQVLDKDNKPIQATPLAQHQAIDPNVDYLVQYAMTKVVESGTAKKLGEAFPNDMLAGKTGTSNDRRDSWFAGMDERNVAVIWVGRDDNGKTSLYGSSGAMAVYRQFLGNRAPLSLRLPPESGIVQGYFDRDSGLAKGADCSPVVKVPALAESYHPTENCGKPKSWWQRLLSN from the coding sequence ATGGCAAAAACAACCAAAAAAACTCAGGGAAAGCGCAGCAATAGCAGCCCAAAAACGTCATTGTGGCGCAAGGTGTGGTCAATTAGCTGGAAGCTCGCCATCATTCTTGCTGCCGTGCTGGCGGTTTATAGCATCTATCTTGATCAGATCATCGCCCGCAAATTTGAGGGGCAAAAGTGGTATCTGCCGGCGCAGATTTTCAGTCGCTCAATGGCGCTGTATCCCGGTGCGCCGGTGAGCCACCAGCAGCTGATCGATGAACTAAAACTGCTCGGCTATCGCAAGGTTGCTAATCCGCGTCAAGTGGGCGAATTTTCGGCATCTAGCACCAAGGTGGATATTTGGCGGCGGCCATTTTTGCATCCAGAAGGCAAACAACCAGAGCAACGGGTGCTTATCAGTTTTGATAGCAACGGGGTGACGGCGGTCAGCCGTGGCGAAGACAATCGGCAGCTGGCCGTGTTCCATCTCGAACCTGTGTTACTTGATCGCATCGTCACCGGTGATGGTGAAGATAGGCTATTTGTGCCAACCACCGAAATGCCACCTTTGGTCATTGAAGCGCTGATATTGACCGAAGACCGTAGCTTCTACGAGCATTTTGGGGTAAATCCGCTGGCCATTGCTCGGGCGGCGTTTGTCAACATTACCGCAGGGCGCACCGTGCAAGGTGGCTCAACCTTAACCCAGCAGTTAGCCAAAAACTTCTTCCTCTCCAGCGAGCGCTCGCTCATTCGTAAAGTCCGTGAAGCGTTAATGGCGCTGATTATCGATTTCCGTTACAGCAAAGAGGAGATCCTCGAAGCCTATCTGAATGAAGTTTATATGGGGCAAGATCATAGCCGCGCCATTCACGGCATGGGCTTGGCGTCGCAGTTCTATTTTGGCCGACCCATCGGCGAGCTGACCCTCGCACAACAGGCGTTTTTAGTTGCAGTGATTAAAGGTCCTTCCTATTACAACCCGTGGCGCTATGATCAGCGGGCTCAGCAACGTCGCGACTTGGTGCTACGGCTGTTGATGGAAGGCGGCAAAATCACCGCAAAACAATACCAACTGGCGGCATCATCACCGTTATCACTGCGCGATTCCGAGCGTCCTGTACACCAAAAGTTGCCAGCGTTTTTTGCCCAAGTTAAACAGGAACTGCGTGACCGATACGGCGAAGCCTTGCTAAAGCAGTCGGGGGTGAAGGTCTATACCACACTGGATCCTTTAGCGCAGGAAGCGGCTGAAAAAGCCGTGCTGCAGACGATGAAATCACTCAATGCCGAAAAGTATCAATTGCAAACGGGCATGGTGGTTACCGATCGATATAGCGCCGGCATTGCCGCAATGGTGGGGGACCGAGTGCCGTCCTACTACGGTTTTAACCGTGCAACCGATATTCGCCGTCCAATTGGTTCTTTGGTGAAACCGTTTGTGTATGCCACTGCTTTGTCGCAACCGAATAACTATAACTTGGTGACCCCACTGAAAGATGAGCCGATTACCTTGAAGAATGAGCGCGGCGAAACGTGGTCACCGCAAAACGACGATCGCCAATTCAAAGGTCAAGTGCCATTGCTGACAGCCTTAAAAGACTCGATGAACGTACCCACGGTTAATTTGGGGATGGCGCTTGGGGTGGATGCGGTTGCCACCACCCTAAAACAAGTGGGCTGGAGTGAAACAATTAATCCGTATCCATCCATGCTGTTGGGGGCGGTGAATGGCTCGCCATTAATGGTAGCACAGATGTACCAAACCATTGCATCGCGTGGGCGCTACCGTCAATTGGCGGCGGTCACTCAAGTGTTGGATAAAGATAATAAGCCGATTCAAGCCACGCCGTTGGCGCAACATCAAGCCATCGACCCGAATGTGGATTACTTAGTGCAATATGCTATGACCAAGGTTGTCGAGTCGGGTACGGCCAAAAAACTGGGTGAAGCCTTTCCTAATGATATGCTTGCGGGAAAAACCGGCACCAGTAACGATCGGCGTGACTCTTGGTTTGCCGGCATGGATGAGCGAAATGTGGCGGTCATTTGGGTTGGCCGCGATGATAACGGCAAAACCTCGCTTTACGGCAGCAGTGGTGCGATGGCGGTGTATCGCCAGTTTTTAGGTAATCGAGCACCATTATCGCTGCGGTTACCGCCAGAGAGCGGCATAGTGCAGGGCTACTTTGATCGTGACAGCGGCTTGGCTAAAGGCGCTGATTGCAGTCCCGTTGTGAAAGTCCCCGCGTTGGCAGAAAGCTATCATCCGACAGAAAACTGCGGTAAACCTAAGTCATGGTGGCAGCGGTTATTGAGTAACTAA
- a CDS encoding COG3014 family protein has protein sequence MMFNRLRELGHFTITTLLPALVALALSGCAYHGVLTSYPASIAPLKTGLDSSAPAVLPDTFKQGLQSADQLLYAEEAGRVAQIQGDFDGSINYFKQAIARYEKLDERALVSLSNVGANSSSYFVNDKVIPYEGNSSERIMLHQYQALNYLMLNQLSAAQVELRKTNELQTLQQQALEDDDKKAQKLASGEVSAQVEQLKALGDTPLNPAGYYLTGLLHELFNEPNDAYIDYRKAAELAPNNPALQHNLLRLAKLLSMPQLEEFSARWGEPNLPKQGQGRIVIISERGFVASKMAVDLTLPIDGKLMSIALPSYQGLPSLTPLPQVNLGDNSMPFAELSNISSIAAAELSAELPSIYWRQAARLATKTSMVNQTERDTPASLLGNVLLQAYNVLTEQADLRSWLTLPAQVDLLDNFIQQGQYQLHYGAQQQTVSVVAGQTTLVWIIDTGNMVRFYTKSL, from the coding sequence ATGATGTTCAACCGCCTGAGGGAGTTAGGCCACTTCACCATCACAACCCTGTTGCCTGCACTTGTTGCGTTGGCGTTGTCTGGCTGCGCCTATCACGGGGTGTTAACCAGTTATCCCGCCAGCATCGCGCCCCTTAAAACGGGGCTTGATAGCAGCGCACCTGCGGTATTGCCAGACACATTCAAACAAGGGCTACAATCGGCCGATCAACTGCTATATGCCGAGGAGGCTGGCAGAGTAGCGCAGATCCAAGGCGACTTTGATGGCAGCATTAACTATTTCAAACAAGCCATTGCCCGTTATGAAAAACTGGATGAACGGGCGCTGGTCAGCCTATCGAACGTGGGCGCTAACAGCAGCAGTTACTTTGTGAACGACAAAGTGATCCCTTACGAGGGCAACAGCAGCGAACGCATCATGCTGCATCAGTATCAAGCGCTGAACTATCTGATGCTCAACCAACTATCAGCAGCGCAAGTTGAACTGCGCAAAACCAACGAACTGCAAACGCTACAGCAACAAGCCTTGGAAGATGATGACAAAAAAGCGCAAAAGCTGGCCAGTGGTGAAGTCAGCGCACAAGTGGAACAGCTAAAAGCGCTCGGCGATACTCCGCTGAATCCCGCCGGTTACTACCTCACCGGCTTGCTGCATGAACTGTTTAACGAACCCAACGATGCCTACATCGATTACCGTAAAGCTGCTGAATTAGCGCCGAATAACCCAGCCCTGCAGCACAATTTGTTACGCTTAGCCAAACTGCTGAGTATGCCGCAATTAGAGGAATTTAGTGCGCGCTGGGGAGAGCCGAATTTACCGAAGCAAGGCCAAGGACGCATCGTCATCATCAGCGAACGTGGCTTTGTGGCCAGCAAGATGGCGGTAGATCTCACCCTGCCGATAGACGGCAAACTCATGAGTATTGCACTCCCCAGCTATCAAGGCTTGCCAAGCCTAACACCGCTGCCCCAGGTGAACCTTGGCGACAACAGCATGCCCTTTGCCGAACTGAGTAATATCTCCAGCATCGCCGCAGCCGAGCTCAGCGCTGAATTGCCAAGCATTTACTGGCGCCAAGCGGCACGGCTTGCCACTAAAACCTCGATGGTGAATCAAACCGAACGTGATACACCGGCATCATTGCTCGGCAATGTGTTATTGCAAGCCTATAACGTATTGACCGAACAGGCAGATTTGCGCAGTTGGCTGACCCTGCCCGCGCAAGTCGATCTGCTTGATAACTTTATTCAACAGGGTCAATATCAACTACATTATGGCGCTCAGCAGCAAACTGTGTCAGTCGTGGCTGGGCAAACTACACTGGTATGGATAATCGATACTGGAAATATGGTGCGTTTTTATACAAAATCGCTGTAA
- the lpoB gene encoding penicillin-binding protein activator LpoB translates to MKQLKLIFLAAMALSLTACANKVEYGNASAVETVSENFGSTDLQAITDKMVDSMLTTPSVMMLTANNKRPIIFVDSVKNKTSEHIDTESVTDSISTKLLQSGKFRFIDMTKVDAVRKQLDYQNNAGMVDPSSAIKFGRQIGAQYMLYGNLSSIVKQDGSTKDVYYKMTMRLMDLETGLIEWADEKEIRKERSKTLFGL, encoded by the coding sequence ATGAAACAACTGAAGCTGATATTCCTCGCCGCGATGGCGTTGTCATTAACGGCATGTGCCAACAAGGTCGAGTACGGCAATGCAAGCGCTGTGGAAACCGTGAGTGAGAACTTCGGTTCAACCGATCTGCAAGCCATTACCGATAAAATGGTCGATAGCATGCTGACCACCCCCTCAGTGATGATGCTGACTGCCAACAACAAAAGACCGATTATTTTTGTTGATAGCGTGAAAAACAAAACCTCTGAACATATCGATACCGAATCGGTGACAGACTCCATCAGTACCAAGTTGCTGCAATCGGGTAAGTTCCGTTTTATCGATATGACCAAGGTAGATGCAGTCCGTAAGCAATTGGATTATCAAAACAATGCGGGCATGGTTGACCCTTCAAGCGCGATTAAATTTGGTCGTCAAATTGGCGCGCAATATATGCTGTACGGCAACCTGTCGAGCATTGTGAAACAGGACGGCAGCACCAAAGACGTTTACTACAAAATGACCATGCGCTTGATGGATTTAGAGACTGGCCTGATTGAATGGGCAGACGAAAAAGAGATCCGTAAAGAGCGTTCAAAAACCCTGTTTGGCCTTTAA
- a CDS encoding phosphoribosyltransferase yields the protein MIEKRYITAQELLEDSFRLAAQVYQSGFRPQFIVGIWRGGAPIGIAVQEYFDYKKVDTDHIAVRTSSYYGIGNDKQSKEIKVHGLHYIIENANADDGLLIVDDVFDSGRSVHALKEKLAQTMRLNLPRDIRIACPYYKPKNTAVPMKPDYFIHSSDEWLVFPHEVSGLTPEEITEGKSDFRNIRDLFD from the coding sequence ATGATCGAAAAACGCTATATCACAGCTCAGGAACTGCTCGAGGATTCATTCCGTCTGGCGGCTCAGGTTTACCAAAGTGGCTTTCGGCCACAGTTTATCGTAGGGATCTGGCGTGGTGGTGCTCCAATCGGTATCGCAGTGCAGGAATACTTTGATTATAAGAAAGTCGACACTGACCATATCGCCGTACGTACTTCTTCTTACTATGGCATCGGTAACGATAAACAGAGTAAAGAGATCAAAGTACACGGTTTGCATTACATCATCGAAAACGCCAATGCCGATGATGGCCTGCTGATTGTGGACGATGTGTTTGATTCTGGCCGTAGCGTGCATGCGTTGAAAGAAAAACTGGCGCAAACCATGCGTTTGAATCTGCCGCGCGACATTCGTATCGCTTGTCCATACTACAAGCCAAAAAATACCGCAGTGCCGATGAAGCCCGATTACTTCATCCACTCTTCTGATGAATGGTTGGTGTTCCCGCACGAAGTGTCAGGCTTAACCCCTGAAGAGATCACTGAAGGTAAGAGTGATTTCCGCAACATTCGTGATCTGTTTGATTAA
- a CDS encoding DsbA family protein, giving the protein MLKPALAVLLLAGASITAHATEFVEGKQYVQVADKASDTPKVTEYFSFYCPHCNMMSKKYITFIKAKIKPEIAFDDAHVDFMNSAIGTEVMRSLAVMKKLGLEKQLTPAMFSAIQGEEEHSHNHPSAINSRDDIKKVFAGAGVDAAKYDEVADSSETTAMINSWRQQQNTFAIDSIPTFIVNDKYRVNLEEIKSIAELTELIDYLATEKPEKKSGGSMGWVFLAFAGLAAISRRRVS; this is encoded by the coding sequence TTGCTGAAACCTGCTCTGGCCGTGCTACTCCTCGCTGGTGCCTCTATCACTGCTCATGCAACGGAATTTGTTGAAGGTAAACAATACGTTCAGGTGGCAGATAAAGCGAGTGACACTCCCAAAGTCACTGAGTATTTCTCTTTCTACTGCCCACACTGCAACATGATGTCAAAGAAGTACATCACCTTTATCAAAGCGAAAATTAAGCCGGAAATCGCCTTTGATGATGCACATGTGGATTTCATGAACAGTGCCATCGGCACTGAAGTGATGCGTTCGCTGGCCGTGATGAAAAAACTCGGCCTGGAAAAGCAGCTAACCCCAGCCATGTTTAGCGCGATTCAAGGTGAAGAGGAACACAGCCATAATCACCCTTCTGCGATTAACAGCCGTGACGACATCAAAAAAGTGTTCGCCGGTGCTGGCGTTGATGCAGCCAAATACGATGAAGTTGCTGATAGCAGCGAAACAACCGCGATGATCAACAGCTGGCGTCAACAGCAAAACACTTTTGCGATTGATTCGATCCCGACCTTTATCGTTAACGATAAATACCGTGTCAATCTGGAAGAGATTAAATCGATCGCTGAACTGACAGAGTTGATCGATTATCTAGCAACCGAAAAGCCGGAGAAAAAATCGGGTGGTAGCATGGGTTGGGTATTTTTAGCCTTTGCTGGCTTGGCTGCCATCAGCCGCCGCCGTGTAAGCTAA
- a CDS encoding DNA-J related domain-containing protein codes for MLLAKPAIAEKVQEANADIKCLREDNPLIWPLMTLFKTSARSWKVHHLATELQQRGLMHNLDESPEKDLFKRNFLLMNALYELQQMLLPEQWLQVKSMDIQLLRLAPANVDLLQYEDQSLREYYLDWHNYDTCANVVKEMLASFWHSYEKYIGANPKRLAHLDALKVMELAADASDQDIRRQWRKLALRWHPDRPDGDAVKFRQICEAWQALKAS; via the coding sequence ATGTTGCTTGCCAAACCCGCCATTGCAGAGAAAGTTCAGGAAGCGAATGCCGACATCAAATGTTTGCGCGAAGATAACCCGCTTATCTGGCCGCTGATGACTCTGTTCAAAACCTCTGCCCGCAGTTGGAAAGTGCACCACCTTGCCACCGAACTGCAGCAACGCGGCTTAATGCACAACCTCGATGAATCCCCCGAGAAAGACCTGTTTAAACGCAATTTTCTATTGATGAATGCGCTCTACGAACTGCAGCAAATGTTGCTGCCTGAGCAATGGCTGCAGGTGAAATCGATGGACATTCAGCTGCTTCGCTTAGCACCCGCTAACGTGGACTTGCTGCAATATGAAGATCAATCGCTGCGAGAGTATTATCTCGACTGGCACAACTACGATACTTGCGCCAACGTGGTCAAAGAGATGCTGGCGTCTTTCTGGCATTCTTATGAAAAATATATCGGCGCCAATCCTAAACGCTTGGCACATCTCGATGCGCTAAAGGTCATGGAGTTGGCAGCCGATGCCAGCGATCAAGATATTCGCCGCCAATGGCGTAAACTGGCGTTGCGCTGGCATCCCGATCGCCCTGATGGCGATGCAGTGAAATTCCGCCAGATTTGCGAGGCATGGCAAGCACTCAAAGCCAGCTGA